From Triticum urartu cultivar G1812 chromosome 2, Tu2.1, whole genome shotgun sequence, a single genomic window includes:
- the LOC125536279 gene encoding PLASMODESMATA CALLOSE-BINDING PROTEIN 3-like — protein sequence MEAPLLVAALLLLSSPLVVSDFCVCRSEQPQAALQKTIDYACGAGADCNSIHEQGPCYNPNNVVAHCSWAANSYFQKKRAMGATCDFGGTALVVSTDPSSSGCSYPSSASAAGTSTTPTGAGTGIGGTPGGTGGTFTPGAGTSTSGMGGTGTGTDTTTGFGGLGPTGTSNMDTAAAGLHPRSGAPAFLAVLLSFLFLVFA from the exons ATGGAGGCGCCGCTACTGGTGGCcgcgctgctgctgctgtccTCGCCCCTCGTCGTCTCCG ATTTCTGCGTGTGCAGGTCGGAGCAGCCGCAGGCGGCGCTGCAGAAGACGATCGACTACGCGTGCGGGGCGGGGGCGGACTGCAACTCGATCCACGAGCAGGGGCCGTGCTACAACCCCAACAACGTCGTCGCGCACTGCTCCTGGGCGGCCAACAGCTACTTCCAGAAGAAGAGGGCCATGGGCGCCACCTGCGACTTCGGCGGCACCGCCCTCGTCGTCTCCACCGACCCAA gttcttcaggctgctCCTACCCCTCAAGTGCAAG TGCTGCTGGAACATCAACGACTCCGACCGGGGCTGGGACTGGGATCGGAGGCACACCAGGGGGAACTGGAGGCACCTTCACGCCCGGTGCCGGCACTAGCACCAGCGGCATGGGAGGAACCGGCACGGGGACGGACACTACCACTGGGTTCGGCGGCCTGGGTCCAACCGGCACGAGCAACATGGACACGGCCGCAGCCGGCTTGCATCCAAGGTCCGGAGCGCCTGCCTTCCTTGCCGTGCTCCTCTCCTTCCTGTTCCTGGTATTCGCATGA